The following are encoded together in the Phaseolus vulgaris cultivar G19833 chromosome 9, P. vulgaris v2.0, whole genome shotgun sequence genome:
- the LOC137822902 gene encoding probable 2-oxoglutarate-dependent dioxygenase AOP1, translating into MKSESENMMIPCFDFCKGGMGLLEEGSEEWKEMSKNVREACESHGCFFLKCDDIIPKSLFEEMFNTMKALFDLPEETKQKHVSPKPYRGYTGKNTFIPLCEGFGIDDIPLLDAAEAFTDLVWPQGNPLFCETLKTMTSKMVELNFLVLKMIVEGYGLPQHYISKAENMKSSSFAKLIKYKVSESNTESEIVLPAHTDNSTLTILCQKDVQGLQALSKTDKWIDLEIPRNGFVVLVGDTLKAWSNGRLHAVTHRVMLREKERYAFGVFVMPKEEMNIEVPDELVDNQIHPLRYRAFNYGDYFNNYYVPNAVDALELCAGI; encoded by the exons ATGAAAAGTGAGAGTGAGAATATGATGATCCCATGCTTTGATTTTTGCAAGGGTGGGATGGGGTTATTAGAAGAAGGGAGTGAGGAGTGGAAAGAAATGAGCAAGAATGTGAGAGAAGCATGCGAGAGCCATGGCTGCTTCTTCTTGAAGTGTGATGATATCATCCCCAAGAGTTTATTTGAAGAAATGTTTAATACCATGAAAGCTTTGTTTGATTTGCCTGAAGAAACAAAACAGAAACATGTGAGTCCAAAGCCTTATAGGGGCTACACTGGCAAGAACACTTTCATTCCCCTCTGTGAAGGCTTTGGGATCGATGATATTCCTCTCTTAGATGCTGCTGAAGCCTTCACTGACCTCGTGTGGCCTCAAGGAAATCCACTTTTCTG TGAGACACTGAAGACCATGACCTCAAAGATGGTAGAACTAAATTTCCTTGTCCTGAAAATGATTGTGGAAGGTTATGGTCTTCCCCAACATTACATTTCAAAAGCTGAGAACATGAAAAGCTCTTCATTTGCAAAATTGATCAAGTACAAAGTTTCTGAGAGCAATACTGAATCTGAGATTGTTCTCCCAGCTCACACAGACAACAGTACTTTAACCATTTTATGCCAAAAAGATGTTCAAGGACTCCAGGCTTTATCCAAAACAGACAAATGGATTGACTTGGAGATACCCCGCAATGGCTTTGTAGTCCTGGTTGGTGATACACtaaag GCATGGAGCAATGGGAGACTTCATGCAGTCACACACAGAGTGATgttgagagagaaagagagatacGCATTTGGAGTTTTTGTAATGCCAAAGGAAGAGATGAACATTGAGGTTCCTGATGAGTTAGTGGATAACCAAATTCATCCCCTGCGTTATCGTGCATTCAATTATGGAGACTACTTCAACAACTACTATGTTCCAAATGCCGTCGATGCTCTTGAACTGTGTGCAGGTATTTGA
- the LOC137821528 gene encoding probable 2-oxoglutarate-dependent dioxygenase AOP1 has protein sequence MKSESENMMIPCFDFCKGGMGVLEEGSEEWKEMSKNVREACESHGCFFLKCDDIIPKSLFEEMFNNMKALFDLPEETKQKHVSPKPYRGYTGKNTLIPIFESFVVDDIPLSDTAEAFTNLMWPQGNPPFSQTLKTMSLKMLELSFLILKMIVEDYDLPQHYILDVEKLNACSSSRLMKYEVPEKNEDSKNSTVAHTDKNGLTILCQNVQGLQVLSRTDKWIELEIPQNGFVVIVGDILKAWSNGRLHPVTHRVVLNGEEERYSFVLYTMPKEETNIEVPHELVDEKSHPLRYHSFNFGEYMSYFLSDFKEKSIEMFAGL, from the exons ATGAAAAGTGAGAGTGAGAATATGATGATCCCATGCTTTGATTTTTGCAAGGGTGGGATGGGGGTATTAGAAGAAGGGAGTGAGGAGTGGAAAGAAATGAGCAAGAATGTGAGAGAAGCATGCGAGAGTCATGGTTGCTTCTTCTTGAAGTGTGATGATATCATCCCCAAGAGTTTATTTGAAGAAATGTTTAATAACATGAAAGCTTTGTTTGATTTGCCTGAAGAAACAAAACAGAAACATGTGAGTCCAAAGCCTTATAGGGGCTACACTGGCAAGAACACTCTCATTCCTATCTTTGAAAGCTTTGTAGTCGATGATATTCCTCTCTCAGACACTGCTGAAGCCTTCACTAACCTCATGTGGCCTCAAGGAAATCCACCATTCAG TCAGACACTGAAGACCATGAGTTTAAAGATGTTGGAACTAAGTTTCCTGATCCTGAAAATGATAGTGGAGGATTATGACCTTCCGCAACATTACATTTTGGATGTCGAAAAACTGAATGCCTGCAGCAGTTCACGATTGATGAAATACGAAGTTCCTGAAAAGAATGAAGACTCAAAGAACTCCACGGTAGCTCACACTGACAAAAATGGCTTAACCATTTTATGCCAAAATGTCCAGGGGCTGCAGGTTTTATCCAGAACAGACAAATGGATTGAACTGGAGATACCCCAAAACGGATTTGTGGTCATTGTTGGTGATATACTAAAG GCATGGAGCAATGGGAGGCTTCATCCAGTGACACACAGAGTGGTGTTGAATGGAGAAGAAGAGAGGTACTCATTTGTTTTGTATACAATGCCAAAGGAAGAGACGAACATTGAAGTGCCCCATGAGTTGGTGGATGAAAAATCTCACCCCCTTCGTTATCATTCATTCAACTTCGGAGAGTACATGTCTTACTTTCTCTCAGATTTCAAAGAGAAATCTATTGAGATGTTTGCAGGTCTTTGA